The genomic region CTTCCGCGACTTCTTCCAAGTTTCCGGGTTTCAGAAGCGATTTCGCTTTTTTACAAGCGGGAAGAATCACCTCCATCTTTAACGGAACGCCGATCACTCCGGTCGACGAGGGAAGAACGAGCTTTTCGGAAATGCCTAACGATTCTCCGATTGCCTTGCAGATATCTCTGGAGTTCTGAACTCCTTTTTCACCGGTTGCGACGTTCGAGTTTTTAGAGTTGATGACTACGGCTTGCAACACGCCGGATTGTACGTGTTCCTTTCCTACGATCACCGGAGCTCCGGGATAATTGTTTTTTGTGAATACCGCGGTCGCTTTGCAGGGAACTTCGGAATAAATGACTCCGAAGTCTTTTGTGTCGTCTTTGATGCCGATATTGATTCCGAAAGATGAAAAGCCTTTAGGCATGTCCATGAAGTTGATCCTTTCTCCAGTCGATTGGATCTATCTTTGGAAAATTAACTCTGCCGAAAAGAAGAATTCAGGACGCGTCGGCTTGATAACGGATGGGAATGGTGACCGCGAAAATGGTTCCGCCTTCGGGATTGTCGTAAACCTTTACGGAACCGTGATGCAAACGTACGATATGTTTTACGATGGAAAGTCCCAAACCGGTTCCGCCTTCTTTGCGGGAACGATTCTTATCGACTCGGAAAAATCTTTCGAAAATTCTGCTTTTGTCCTCGTCTTGAATTCCGATTCCCTGATCGATCACTTGGAACTGAACCTGATCCGTTTTTACGGGAAGAATTTTCAGAGTGATCGTTTTTCCTTCGGGTGAATAAGAGGAAGCGTTCGAGATCAAGTTGAGAAGCATGTGTTCCAAAAGAACCCAATCTGCCGCAATCATCAAAGGTTCCGGCATCTCCACGGCGAACTTCTGACCCTTGGAAGACACGACTCCTTCCACGGTGTAACTTAAATTCTCCACAAGAGATTTGAGGGAGAATTCTTCGTCGCCCGCGATCTTTGTTTGGTTTTCGATTCGGGTGATCGTTAACATGTCTTCGACGATACGAACCATACGATCCGTATTTCTCGAAATCGCGTCCAAAAATCTTTTTTCATGACTTTCGGGAGAAAGACGAAGACGATCGAGTAACGTTTCCGTATATCCCTTGATGGACGTGATTGGAGTTTTGAGTTCGTGAGAAGCGTTTTGAACGAATTGTTCTCGGATGATATGAGATTGTTTTTCTTCGGTGATGTTTCGAATCACCCCGATATACATCAACGTTTTGCCGTTCGTCTTCAACGGATACATCTTGATCGTGTAAAAATTATGCCCGAGATCCAATTCCATTTTGGAATCGCCGGAACCTTTGAGATGACTCGATACGAATTCCAAAAGTCTCGGATCTCTCGTTGCGTCGGTCACCTTTCTCGATCTTGAGTTCGGTTCGATCAAAGAACCCGGAATACTTTTATTCTGAAAAAGAATGGAGGCGTTTTCGGGATCGATCGCAAAAACTCCTTCCTTTAAGTTCTGCAAAACCGAATCGAACTTTTCCTTTTCGATCGTGAGATCCACGAATTGATTCTTGAGTCTTGAGGACATCAAGTTGATCGAAGAGGCGAGATCGGCGAGTTCTCGAATATCGGATAACGCGAGTTCGGAACCGAAGTCACCCGCATTGATATCGCTCGTTTTCTTTTCGATTCGATCAAGGGGCTCGGCCACTCTTTTTGCGATCGAGTAGGACATATAGAACGTCCCGAACATCGCAAAAAGAACGTAAAACGAAAACAGAAGAATTTTGAAGTCGGGATGAACAAACTTCTCCACAAAAAGAACCGCGCCTGCGGCCACGAGGAGAACTAGCAAAAGTAACCAGTTGCTAAGAAGAAGTTTTGAAAATAAGCTACGCCTCATTGAATCTATAGCCGATTCCGCGTATAGTCTCGAGTCTTTCCTTTTCTTCTCCGAGTTTATCGCGTAATCTCTTAATATTTACGTCGACAGCTCTGTCGGTTACGTAAATATCTTTTCCCCAAACCCGATCCAATAACTTGTCCCGAGTAAAAGCCACGCCGGGGTTTGTCATGAAAAGATTCAGGATTTTATATTCGATCAACGTTAAATCGACTTCGGAGTTGTTTATAAATGCCTTATGCGCTTTCAAGTTGAGAAAGATGCTTCCGATGGTGATATTTCCTTCGAATTGTTCCTCTTCTTCGCCTTCCTTCGTTCTTCTCAAAACGGAACGAACTCTCGCGATCAACTCTCTCGTGCTGAAGGGTTTACGAACGTAATCGTCCGCGCCGAGCTCGAGTCCGAGAACCGCTTCGGTTTCTCCGGATTTTGCGGTAACCATAATGATCGGCATGGAATATTTTTCTTTGATCTTTTTGCAAAGATCCATACCGCCGATTCCCGGAAGCATAAGATCTAAAATGACGAGGTCCGGAGTATTCTTTTCGAGTTTCGGAAGTACTTCCAATCCGTTTTGGCAAGTGTCGACTTGGTAGCCGTTTTCTTCGAGGTGGAATCGGATCAGCTCGGCTATGTCTTCCTCGTCGTCAACGACGAGGACTTTTTGCCCTGGGTTCCCTGATTGGTTTTTCATGAGTCCTATTCATCTTTCCGGATCTGTATTTCGACCGGACAAAGTTTATAATCCATAATATTCCAGAAATTCGTTACAATTAGAATACGAAAAAATTACAAACTACAGAAATTCGATTCTCCCTTTTCGAACAAAATGACAGAGAGAAAACAAACGTTATTCTTTATCGCCCAATTGTGAATTGATCTTACGAATCAGAACGCGTTGACGGAAAATCGAAAAGATTAAGAAACCTGAAAGTAATAAAGCTCCGATGAGATAAACTTCATTCAAACTTTTTAATCTTTCGTGTTCTTCTTCGATCGCTTTGATACTTTCCAAGTGGGAAATCAAAAAATAGAATTTGTCCGCGTTAGGCCACTCTTTCTTGGATTCTTCCCGAATTTGAGTGATGAGGATTGCGGCCTCTTCCTTTTTCATCTTTTGGATGATCGGAAATATTTTGTCCAAGTCCGAGTTCAGATAATCCTTCGCTGCCATCGCGGGTTTGGAACCGGAATCCGCCGAGGGAGAATTCTTATCCGCAAAAACTCCGTTTGTCGACGTCAGAGTAAAAAGAATCAAAAGGGACAGGAGGGAAGTTGAAGTTCTAAAAGTATTCGAATTCATTCAAAAAAACCTAATTTATTTTTCCATTCTTTGGTGTAAGGGTTTCTATAATGGACAAGATAGATTCCCGCTAAAATAGCGAAAACACAAAAGAGAATGCTACTCGTGACTAAAATAAAGGGAAGAATGCCGGTCTCGATCAGAAAATCCAAATCCAAAAAGAATAAAACGGACAAAGGCGAAAATCCCAAAAGAAACAAACCGGATAAGATAATCTTAATGTGGCGGACCGGAACGATGTGCAACATCACTCTTCGTTTTAAATCGGGAGGAACGGGCGTGTTCTCGCGGAGATTCAGCGTTTCCTCTTCGAAGAAATGAAGTTTTTCCTCGAGTTCGGCGGGAACGGAATCGACCTCCGCGGAATGGGAAGCGGAATCATTCTTGTTTTTCATTCTCTTCCTTATTTAACCAATCTCTCATGATTTCCTTACCCCTGAAAATATAACTCTTCAAAGTGTTCATTTTCAAGTTTAATTTTTTCGAAATTTCTTTATAGGACATATTCTCAAAATAGTGGAGAGCGATGGGCTTTCGATAGAGTTCGGGCAGGCTTTCTACGAGCTTTCGGATCTTCTCGTAACTTTCCTGTTTTAAGAGTTTGGTTTCCTGTTCGGAGGAGATTTCCGATTTCTTTTCTATTCCGTTTTCGGCGAGAAGAAGCGCATCGAGTCCGGCGACTTCGGGGTGTTCCTTTCGATATCTTCGGATGATTTCGTTTCTTGCGATGACGAACAACCAAGTGGAGAATTGGGATCTTCCTTGAAACGTGGATAAACTTTCGAAGGCTTTTAGGAAAATGTCCTGGGTGAAGTCTTCGGCTTCGGTTTCGTTACGAAAGGCTTTGATCGCCTGAGAGTAAACCAATCCCTGATAACGGTTCATCAATTGTTCGAAGGAATTGAAATCCCCGTGTAAAACTTTTTGAATGCAGTCCCAGTCCTCCGGGTTGCATACAATGGGAAAGTTTTCCCTCATCGAGATCTGGAGAATTTATAATAACAGAGCAATCCCAAACCGGTTCCGAGTGGAACGAGTCCGCCGAGCATTGCGAGTGATTGTCCTAATACGGAAATGAATCCGATGGAGAGTGCGATTCCGACAAAGGTGAGAATCAATCCTAAAAAGAAGGAATACGTCCTAAGATCGAAGGTTTCTTTTTTATAAAGCCCGGCTTTGATGATCTCGATCCTTTGTCTGTACCACCAGTAGAAAACGAAAAACAATAGAGAACAACCGAATACGATTCCGAAGATGGGAACCAAATAAAGGACCACTTTGTAGTCGGATCCGGAGTTTGAACTTTGATTCTGAAGGTGTTTCAGAATCAAATCCAGCGTTTCTAATAATTTTGCTTTTTCTTCTGGGTTCATCTTACAATGGCAGTTGCTTTTTTATTTTCCGCTTTGGTCTTGAAGTAAGGAATTCTTTCTTCGATGCCGGGACGGTTGATCAAGGATTGATACCATTCTTCTTCTTGAAAACTTTCTTTTAAGAATGAATTGCGTATTTCTGTTTGAAACAAGTTCTTGATGATCTTCATAGTTTTTTACCTCCTTTAAAATATTACAGCGCGTTTGAACGTTAAAATGCCTTATCAAAAAAAATCAAACTGCAAGGTTCCGGCCCGTTAGGGGACGGATTCTTATGTCTTATAAAATTATCGGCAGACTCAAAAAATTTGCCGTATAATTTCTCACGTTCCCTCGAACGATTTTTCAAAACAAGGAAATTCAAAATTCCGCCGCTCGATGTTTAGCGACAGAATCTTATCCACAATTTTCAGACGGCAAACTATCTGAAGAAAAAAATGTCTTTTTAATTTTTTTTAGAGAATTTTCGGATCGGATCAAAAAAAGGAGGAGTGCCTAAATTCGGTTCGACTTTGGTTGCTTCTCTTTCAAAGCCCGCATATTCGCGTAAAAAGTTTACGATAATTCTTCCCGTGGCTCCCCAGAGTAATCCTTCTTCCAGATCGAAATAATAAATTTCGATTTCTCTCGCGCCGGATCTTCGGATTCGAATCGAATAAAACGGCGCAGTTTCCAATCGTTTGAGATCGAGTATGATAGAACGTTCTACTTCTTCCGGATTCGTGTTGAACGAAAACGTTCCGTTGTAACGAGCGATGAACGGTGAAATATGAAATCCGGTATGCGTAAAGAGTCCGTGGTATTCTCCCAAAACGTCGAGAACGGAACTGGATTCTCCCATTTCCTCTTCCCATTCCCGCAAGGCCGTATCCAAAAGATTCTTATCCGTTTTGGAATGTGCGCCGCCGGGAAACGAAATTTGTCCGGGGTGTGCTTTTAAATTGGAATTCCTTTTTTGAAGAATGATTCCTTGCTCGTTGTCCGGTTTTTCGTAGATGGGAAGAATTACCGAAGAAGCTCTGGATTTTTCCTCGCCCAACGGAGGAGCGGGAATTCCCGTAAAAGTTTCCTGAGGAACTGCAAGCCGATCTTTGAGCGATTGAAAATCAAATCTCATTCTTAACCTGCATTCAAAATTTTGAATATTCCTCTATTCGAATTTTTTATTAATCGGAATCAATCCTTTGATGTTCGATTCGTACGGTATGTTTTCCAAGGCCGCGAGAATCGAAGGTCCGTAATGAATCACCTTCCATTCCGAAAAAAGATTCATCTCCCTCAGTTCGTCGAGGGTCTTCGGATTTTTGTGCGCGAGTTCCGCGATCATTTTGTTCGAAGGCATCATCTGATGACTCATTCTTCGTATGGACATGATCGTTTCTCTCCAGATCCGCAGACGTTTGAATCGTTCGCCTTCTTCGTTCGTCAAATTCTCGCCCGGCTTTTTAAAAAGTTCGGACTTTTGAATCGGAGGTCCGCTCGGATTCGCGTAAATCTGAAACAAAGTCTCCGCGTCTTTTTTGCCGAGAATTTCGGTTAACTTTGCCATGTCCCTTCTCGACTTTACGAGAAGAACCACTTTCTCGTTATTGAATACTCGGAAAGGAGCCTTGTTCAACTTTCTGGATTTATCGTCCCGAAAAACCAAAGTGTCGTAGATGAATCTTCTTTCGTCCGCGCTGTATTCCAAAATCTCGGGAAATTTATCCATCGAAATGGAATTTCCTTCCGCTCCCGGTTCTTCCGATGCGATCTTTTCGAACTCGGAAAGAGCTTCCTCGTAGAGGTTTCTCTTCGTGAGTTCTTCCTTCATCTTTTCCCAGATCGTTTCTAAATAGACCGTGTCCAAAGCCGCGTATTGAAGCTGGCTCTTTTCAAGAGGGCGCTTTTCCCAATTAGACTTCTGTTCCTTCTTTGAAAGTTTAATTTTATGATAATAATCCACGAGATAGGTTAGGGAATATTGCTCGTGATCCAAAAGACGGGAACTGAATCCGGTATCGGCGATATTTACGAACTTAAAACCGAAGTCTTTTTTGAGCGCTTTTATATCGTCAATGGCGGAATGGAATATTTTTAGAATTTTTTTATCTTCAAAAAGCGTTCCAAGACCATCTAAGTTTTGTAGCTTTAACGGATCGATGATGTAATTTTTTCCCTTAGCCGAAATTTGAATCAGACAGACCTTGGAAAAATACGTATAATAACCGGAGGATTCGGTATCGATGGATATGGAGTCCGCCTGGCTCAAATTAATGAGAACGAGTTGTAGGCTTCGAATTGTATCTACGACTATGTAATCGGAATTTATTTGCATGAAAAACGCGACCTGAGATTTTAAGCTTAAGAAGGCAGAGAATGAGTCGAATTCCCGATAAATCCAGAGTAAGAAGACAAGCCCAGGATGACAAACCAAAAGATGAATGTGCGATTTTTGGTATATTTAATTCTCCGGAAGCATCCAATTTCACATATTTAGGTCTTTACTCGATGCAACATCGGGGCCAGGAATCGAGTGGAATCGTTTCCTCCGACGGAGAGCACCTCTACCGCTACGCCGGAATGGGTTTGGTCGCCAATATCTTTACCGAAACCAAGCTCAAAGAACTTCAGGGCAATTCGGCCATCGGCCACAATCGTTACTCTACCACCGGAGCGAGCTTTTTAAGAAACGCCCAACCGCTTCGGGTCGAATCCCATCTCGGAGCCGTTTCCCTGGCCCACAACGGAAATTTGGTCAATTCCTGGGAACTCAGAAGCCAACTCGAAAAAGAGGGAAGCATCTTCCAAACTACGATCGATTCCGAGGTCATCGTTCACTTGATGGCCCGTTCCGGAGAATCCGATTTCCTCTCAGCGCTTTCTTCTGCGCTCAAAAAAGTGAGGGGCGCTTACTCGCTCGTCATTCTTACCAAATCCCAACTGATCGCGGTGCGCGATCCGAACGGATTCCGTCCTTTGGTGATGGGCCGCCGCGAAGACGGTGCGATTGTATTCGCTTCCGAAACCTGCGCTTTCGATATTACGGATACGAAATATGAAAGAGACGTGGAGCCAGGCGAGATGATCGTCGTGGATAAGAACGGAGTGAATTCTTATTACCCGTTTCCGAAAGCGACTCCGAGTCTTTGTATTTTCGAATATATTTATTTTGCAAGACCCGATTCCAATATCTTCGGAGAATCCGTTTACAAGGTTCGCAAGAACTTGGGAAGATTCTTAGCCAGAGAATTACCTGTGGAAGCGGACGTTGTGATTCCCGTTCCCGACTCGGCGAGTATCGCGGCCTTGGGTTACGCGGAAGAATCGGGTATTTCGTATCAATCCGGTTTGATCCGTTCGCATTACATCGGTAGAACGTTTATCGAACCCGATCAGAAGATCCGAGATTTCGGAGCGAAGATCAAATACAACGTGGTTCGCAACGTCGTCGAAGGAAAACGAGTGATCGTGGTCGACGATTCCATCATGAGAGGGACGACGAGCCGAAAGATCATCAAGATGATTCGAAACGCGGGTGCCAAAGAAATCCATCTCCGAGTTTCCGCTCCTCCTACCATTTCCCCTTGCTACTACGGAATCGACATTCCGACCCACAACGAACTGATCGCCGCAACACATACCATCGAAGAGATCCGCAAATATCTGAGAGTGGACAGCATCGCTTATCTTTCCGTGGAATCCATGAACCGCGCGGTTCTGGATCACAAAGGCGGCGGATTCTGCAACGCTTGTTTTACGGCTCAATATCCTGTTGAGTTTCAGAGCGAAGTCGGAAATCAGAAAAGTCTTTTTAAAGAATATCAGGTGGAAGAAAGAGCCGTTTATTGATCAACGGCTTAACTTCTGTTCGAGATTTTTTACGGAAATTCGGAGAATGTGTAGTAGTTCCTACACATTCCGTCACATCGCATAGGCTGCGAGTCCCTCGGAGAATATTTCTCGTCCGATTTTTGTAAGAGTTCCCACATTTTAGATTTTAGGAAAGGATTCTCGCTCCTCAAATCTTATCGCCGGTCGGATGCACCTTATCGATCTTGATTTTCATGTTGTGAAACGGTCTTTCGATGATCAGGTATAGAATCCAACAAACCAAAAAGATTTTCAAACATACGATCACATAGATCGAAAAGAATCCCGTCCAAGAAAGACTGTCCAATCCCATTTCCTTTCTTACGAACCGAATCGCTAATACCCCGTGCCATAGATAAATCGTGTAACTCAATCTTGAGATCGGTCTGAACACGATCGACGCGAAAAATTTATAGACCGGACTCGAAGGAATCATCGCCGAAAAGGTAAGAAGAATAAAAACAACGTGATATACGTTATAACTCAAAGTATGGGATAAAAGTTCGTTCTTACGGATTTGAACTCCGATAAAAAACAAAACGACCGAACCCACAAAAAGAAGAAACGCATGTAAACCGTTCCATTTATCGAAATATCTTTGATTAAAGATTTCGAATGCTATGATTCCCACGAAAAGCGCGTCGAAACGAGTATGTGTCGCGTAATAAATTCCGCCGATCGGTCCGTTGTAGAAATGATAGATCCGAAAGAATATGGGGAGAATGTAGATCGCCAATAAAACCAAAATTCTTTTTTGAAACGGAAGTTTGAAAAGAAGAAACGAACAAAGAAACGGAAGAACGATATAAAAATGTTGTTCGAGGGAAAGAGACCAGCCGAATTCGAACATACGATTCGGATTGTAATTGGAAAAAAGAAAAATATCCGACCAAGGATTCGAGATCGCTTCGGCCGCGCGGTTTAAAACGAACAACTCCACTTCGTTCGGATTCGTTTTTACTTTCATCTCGTTGTAGATTACGAGCGAGAATAAAAATGTGATGATCAAAACCGTATAATAAGCGGGATAAATTCTTAGAATTCTTTTGAGATAAAATTCCCGGATGTTGATCGTGGAATACTTTTCATAAACGCGAAACAAGCCCGCGTAAATCAGAAGTCCGCTCAAAAGAAAAAACAAATCCATAAAGTGACGCATACTCAGGATCGATTCCAAAGTAGCTTTGGTAACGAGTCCGTTTTCCAAAAAACGATGCGTGTTGTTTTCCCATAAGTGGAAGAAGAGAACGATTAAGATCGAAAAGGCTCTCAGTCCGTTTAACGATTCGATCTCCTTAGGATCTTTTTTAAATACGCCGAAAAAATAATCTAGAATCTTTGTCTTCATTTGTGTCTTTGTGATTTGAATCGAATATCCGCTAATTCTTTTTAGAACTCCACCTTGATGACCGTTGTAAGCATCATTGTCAACTTGGAAACTTCTTGGAATTCTCCGTCGATTCGGTCGATCGGCTCAGCCCCGGAGTTTGTCCGCCAACTTTCCTAACGTTTTGATTTTTTCTTCGACCTTGGAAGTCAATCGAACCCCGCCGCTCAGTCTTAGGAAGTTTCTAAAATTTCCCGTTCCCGAAAAGATCGGACCGGGCGCGATCGACACGTTGTGTTTCCACGCTTCGTTTTGCAAAAGAAGGCTGTCGATCTTATCCGGGAGTTCGATCCAAAATACGAGACCGCCTTGCGGATTGGAGATGTAAGTCGATTCCGGAAAATGTTTCAAAACGGATTCCCGAATCTTTGCGAGATTGGAGGAAAGATTTCTTCTCAGAGGTTTTAAATTTCTTTCGTAAGAAGTCTTTAAGTATTCGCTCAACGCGATTTGCGGGATGCTCGGAAGCGCAAGTCTTGAGAGTTTGATTTCTTTCTGAAGCTCGTGACTTTTTTTTCCGGGAACGATCCAACCGATTCTCAGATCGGGCGAAATGATTTTGGAATAAGAAGAGATCTTATAAACGTTTTCTTTTTTATCAAAGGACTTCAACGAAAGGGGTCTTGAAGCGGTGAAGTATAGATCGCCGTAAATATCGTCTTCGATGATCGGAATATTCTTACCCGCACAAAGATCGACCAGGATCTTTTTGTTTTCGTTGGAAAGAAGACTGCCTGTCGGATTTTGAAAGTTCGGATTAATAATCACACATTGGATCGGATAACGATTGAGAGCTTCTTCGAAATGGGAAAGACTCATTCCGTGAATCGGATTGACCGGAATTTCGATCAGCTTTCTTCCTAGTCTTTGGACGCTTTGTAAAATGCCGAAATAAACCGGAGATTCCACCGCGATCAAGTCGCCCGGTTTTGTGAGAACTTGAATACAAAGATTGAGCGCGTCCTGACATCCGTTGGTCACGATGATTTCGGATTCGTGAGTGGCGACTCCTTGTAAAGAAGAACGAAGAGACAACTGTTTTCTCAAGCCGGGATATCCCTGAGAATTTTGATAGTTATGACTATCCGCCATAAGAATCGCCTTCTTCAGATTTTTATGAAGCGACGGAATCGGAAGATATTCCTTTTCGGGGATTCCGGTTCCCAAAGGAAGGATATTAGGATTTTGTAATGAATCGATGAGCGATGAAATCCGTTCGTCGATTCCGAAGGACGAAACAAGTTTCGGTTTTTTGGGCATGGTCGGAATCTTGGAAGTTCCCTTTCGTGCGAGAACCACGTAACCCGACTTGGGTTTCGATTCTATATAACCTTCGTTTTCCAAAAGTTCGTAAGCCTGTAAGACGGTGGAAATGCTGACCTTCTTTTCCAACGAAATCTTTCTTAAGGAAGGAAGTTTGTCCCCCGCGCGCAAAACACCCGATTCCAACATGGATTTTAAGGTTCCCGCGATCGTTTCGTATTTAGAATTCTGATCTGTACCGGTTAAAATGTTCATTTCTGTATCTGTTATGATCGAAGTAAATTTGTTATAACATGAGTAACGCAGTAAGGAAATCATTTTTTATGAAACTGAGAATTCTCCAAATCGACGCTTTTGCGGAAAAAGTCTTTCAGGGAAACCCCGCCGCGGTATGTCCGTTGCAGGAATGGATTCCGGACGAACTGATGCAGAAGATCGCCTTGGAAAACAATCTGAGCGAAACCGTATTTTTCGTCCGAGAAGGAGATTCGTATCGGATTCGTTGGTTTACTCCCTTGCGCGAGGTCGATCTTTGCGGTCATGCGACCTTGGCGACCGCGTATCATTTGTTTTTTCAGGAAGGATTGGCCGGTGATCGAATCCGTTTTCAATCGGCTTCGGGTGAATTGAACGTATTCAAAAAGGAGAATATTCTTTATCTGGACTTTCCTTCTCGAAAAGCGGACAAGACCGAAGTTCCGAAATCGGTATTAAATTCGTTTTCGATTTCTCCCTTGGAAGTTTTGAAGTCCAGGGATTACGTTCTCGTCTACGAAAACGAAGCTCAACTTAGAAACGTAACCTGCTCGGTCGAAGGTTTGCGCGATATCGACGCGTTAGGCGTCATTCTTACTTGTCCGGGCAACGGAGAATTCGATTTCTTTTCCCGATTCTTTTCCGCGAGCATCGGTTTGGCGGAAGATCCGGTAACGGGTTCCTCTCATTGTACGTTGATTCCTTTTTGGTCCGAGCGTTTAGGCAAAAAAAATCTCAAAGCGTTCCAAGCGTCGAGTCGAGGCGGAAAACTTTTTTGCGAAGATCTGGGAGATCGAGTTCGCATCGGAGGAGTTTGTGTTCCTTACTTGGAAGGATGGATCGAAGTATGAATGAGAACCGATTTTCGTTTTCGGATCGGATCTTAAAATCGAACCGTTCCTTTATCCGTGAAATTTTAAAAGTGACTTCTCATCCGGAAATCATTTCGTTTGCGGGCGGTCATCCCGATCCGGCTCTGTTCCCGGTTCAAGATCTTGCGGCTTCCACCGAATCGGCGTTTCAAAAATACGGATCGAAACTTCTTCAATACGGAATTTCAGAGGGATTTACACCGCTTCGGGAAAAGATTTTCGAAAGATATTATAAAAACATAAACTATTCTTTGAGTCCGGAGAATATTCTCATCACGACCGGTTCTCAACAGGCTTTGGATTTGATCGGAAAAGTTTTTATCAATCCGGGAGATTCGATTCTCATCGAAAGACCGGGATATTTGGGCGCGATCCAAGCCTTCTCTTTATACGAACCGAATTTGGTCGGAATTCCGTTGGAAGACGACGGATTGGATCCGGAATTTTTGAAGAACGTTTTTGTCGACGTCGATCCGAAATTCTTATATTCGAATCCTACGTTTCAAAATCCGACGGGAAAAACTTTGCCTCTCGAAAAAAGAAAACGAATCTCCGAAATTTTGAAAAAGGAGAATTGCATTTTCATCGAGGACAATCCGTACGGCGAGATTCGTTTTGACGCTGAGATTCTTCCGAGCGTTCAATCCTTTTATCCCGAAGGTACGATCAGCTTGGGAACTTTTTCCAAAACCTTATCGCCCGGTTTTCGAGTCGGTTGGATCTGCGCTCCGAAAGAAATGATCGATAAACTTTTGATCGCGAAACAGGCGAGCGATCTTCATTCCAATCTTCTTTCTCAGATCGTTTTGGACGAATATTTGAATCGATACGATTTGGATTCTCAGATTGAAAAAACCCGTGCTTCGTATCGAATCAAAAAAGAACGGATGGAAGAATTTTTGAATCGGTCTATGATCG from Leptospira kmetyi serovar Malaysia str. Bejo-Iso9 harbors:
- a CDS encoding ribonuclease D, producing the protein MQINSDYIVVDTIRSLQLVLINLSQADSISIDTESSGYYTYFSKVCLIQISAKGKNYIIDPLKLQNLDGLGTLFEDKKILKIFHSAIDDIKALKKDFGFKFVNIADTGFSSRLLDHEQYSLTYLVDYYHKIKLSKKEQKSNWEKRPLEKSQLQYAALDTVYLETIWEKMKEELTKRNLYEEALSEFEKIASEEPGAEGNSISMDKFPEILEYSADERRFIYDTLVFRDDKSRKLNKAPFRVFNNEKVVLLVKSRRDMAKLTEILGKKDAETLFQIYANPSGPPIQKSELFKKPGENLTNEEGERFKRLRIWRETIMSIRRMSHQMMPSNKMIAELAHKNPKTLDELREMNLFSEWKVIHYGPSILAALENIPYESNIKGLIPINKKFE
- a CDS encoding LIMLP_16695 family PerRB-regulated protein gives rise to the protein MKIIKNLFQTEIRNSFLKESFQEEEWYQSLINRPGIEERIPYFKTKAENKKATAIVR
- a CDS encoding acyltransferase family protein; this encodes MKTKILDYFFGVFKKDPKEIESLNGLRAFSILIVLFFHLWENNTHRFLENGLVTKATLESILSMRHFMDLFFLLSGLLIYAGLFRVYEKYSTINIREFYLKRILRIYPAYYTVLIITFLFSLVIYNEMKVKTNPNEVELFVLNRAAEAISNPWSDIFLFSNYNPNRMFEFGWSLSLEQHFYIVLPFLCSFLLFKLPFQKRILVLLAIYILPIFFRIYHFYNGPIGGIYYATHTRFDALFVGIIAFEIFNQRYFDKWNGLHAFLLFVGSVVLFFIGVQIRKNELLSHTLSYNVYHVVFILLTFSAMIPSSPVYKFFASIVFRPISRLSYTIYLWHGVLAIRFVRKEMGLDSLSWTGFFSIYVIVCLKIFLVCWILYLIIERPFHNMKIKIDKVHPTGDKI
- a CDS encoding RNA polymerase sigma factor, giving the protein MRENFPIVCNPEDWDCIQKVLHGDFNSFEQLMNRYQGLVYSQAIKAFRNETEAEDFTQDIFLKAFESLSTFQGRSQFSTWLFVIARNEIIRRYRKEHPEVAGLDALLLAENGIEKKSEISSEQETKLLKQESYEKIRKLVESLPELYRKPIALHYFENMSYKEISKKLNLKMNTLKSYIFRGKEIMRDWLNKEENEKQE
- a CDS encoding NUDIX hydrolase, producing the protein MRFDFQSLKDRLAVPQETFTGIPAPPLGEEKSRASSVILPIYEKPDNEQGIILQKRNSNLKAHPGQISFPGGAHSKTDKNLLDTALREWEEEMGESSSVLDVLGEYHGLFTHTGFHISPFIARYNGTFSFNTNPEEVERSIILDLKRLETAPFYSIRIRRSGAREIEIYYFDLEEGLLWGATGRIIVNFLREYAGFEREATKVEPNLGTPPFFDPIRKFSKKN
- a CDS encoding response regulator, translated to MKNQSGNPGQKVLVVDDEEDIAELIRFHLEENGYQVDTCQNGLEVLPKLEKNTPDLVILDLMLPGIGGMDLCKKIKEKYSMPIIMVTAKSGETEAVLGLELGADDYVRKPFSTRELIARVRSVLRRTKEGEEEEQFEGNITIGSIFLNLKAHKAFINNSEVDLTLIEYKILNLFMTNPGVAFTRDKLLDRVWGKDIYVTDRAVDVNIKRLRDKLGEEKERLETIRGIGYRFNEA
- the purF gene encoding amidophosphoribosyltransferase: MSRIPDKSRVRRQAQDDKPKDECAIFGIFNSPEASNFTYLGLYSMQHRGQESSGIVSSDGEHLYRYAGMGLVANIFTETKLKELQGNSAIGHNRYSTTGASFLRNAQPLRVESHLGAVSLAHNGNLVNSWELRSQLEKEGSIFQTTIDSEVIVHLMARSGESDFLSALSSALKKVRGAYSLVILTKSQLIAVRDPNGFRPLVMGRREDGAIVFASETCAFDITDTKYERDVEPGEMIVVDKNGVNSYYPFPKATPSLCIFEYIYFARPDSNIFGESVYKVRKNLGRFLARELPVEADVVIPVPDSASIAALGYAEESGISYQSGLIRSHYIGRTFIEPDQKIRDFGAKIKYNVVRNVVEGKRVIVVDDSIMRGTTSRKIIKMIRNAGAKEIHLRVSAPPTISPCYYGIDIPTHNELIAATHTIEEIRKYLRVDSIAYLSVESMNRAVLDHKGGGFCNACFTAQYPVEFQSEVGNQKSLFKEYQVEERAVY
- a CDS encoding HAMP domain-containing sensor histidine kinase, coding for MRRSLFSKLLLSNWLLLLVLLVAAGAVLFVEKFVHPDFKILLFSFYVLFAMFGTFYMSYSIAKRVAEPLDRIEKKTSDINAGDFGSELALSDIRELADLASSINLMSSRLKNQFVDLTIEKEKFDSVLQNLKEGVFAIDPENASILFQNKSIPGSLIEPNSRSRKVTDATRDPRLLEFVSSHLKGSGDSKMELDLGHNFYTIKMYPLKTNGKTLMYIGVIRNITEEKQSHIIREQFVQNASHELKTPITSIKGYTETLLDRLRLSPESHEKRFLDAISRNTDRMVRIVEDMLTITRIENQTKIAGDEEFSLKSLVENLSYTVEGVVSSKGQKFAVEMPEPLMIAADWVLLEHMLLNLISNASSYSPEGKTITLKILPVKTDQVQFQVIDQGIGIQDEDKSRIFERFFRVDKNRSRKEGGTGLGLSIVKHIVRLHHGSVKVYDNPEGGTIFAVTIPIRYQADAS